The following are encoded together in the Chaetodon auriga isolate fChaAug3 chromosome 4, fChaAug3.hap1, whole genome shotgun sequence genome:
- the cep44 gene encoding centrosomal protein of 44 kDa: MLSTGDVHGGLRKLETLLRVIKYPGHADYNGLSKGDPSAFLPIVSFTLTSFSPPFAEQLMATGLELTGKSDLRFTDTLYKVLRDIFHYKPILNKQQFLQWGFSQRKISIICDIINLVLKKHNQLKKVSDRPFVVNHTKNPSTFPINTAHAEAFSSNSSEIGITELAGVEEDKDNIVDSSEVEGRLSALEAQLESLSGLHRLTILEKRLEELERQRNTEKIEGQFISIPKESWENLLSRVLLLGTKVELSNTQSKAPPPCPSAASSYSSSSMCDDSKEDLKDRLERITNMLKSTSSLLKNTESSTTPCK, encoded by the exons ATGCTGTCCACGGGAGATGTCCACGGCGGCCTGCGTAAACTAGAAACTCTCCTGCGGGTGATAAAGTATCCAGGACATGCCGACTACAATGG cCTCTCCAAAGGAGATCCCTCAGCTTTTCTACCTATAGTGAGTTTCAccctcacctccttctctccaccttttGCTGAGCAACTGATGGCGACTGGACTTGAGCTGACTGGCAAAAGTGACCTCAGATTCACTGACACTCTGTATAAG gtactGCGGGATATTTTCCACTATAAGCCCATATTGAACAAGCAGCAGTTCCTCCAGTGGGGTTTCTCCCAAAGGAAAATCTCCATCATCTGTGACATTATTAACTTGGTCCTGAAGAAACACAATCAACTGAAGAAG GTGTCTGATAGGCCATTTGTTGTGAATCACACAAAGAATCCCTCCACTTTTCCCATAAACACCGCCCATGCGGAAGCATTCTCCTCCAATTCAAGTGAAATTGGGATCACAGAGCTggcaggagtggaggaggacaaggaTAACATTGTTGAT TCATCAGAGGTGGAAGGAAGGCTCTCAGCACTGGAAGCTCAACTCGAGAGTCTTTCTGGGCTACACAGGCTCACTATTCTGGAGAAACGCTTGGAAGAacttgagagacagagaaacacagaaaag ATTGAAGGACAGTTCATCAGTATACCCAAAGAGAGCTGGGAAAATCTATTAAGCAGAGTCCTGTTACTGGGAACTAAAGTGGAGCTGAGCAATACACAG tCAAAAGCCCCACCGCCATGTCCGTCAGCTGCCTCATCATATTCTTCCAGCTCCATGTGTGATGATTCAAAG GAGGACCTTAAAGACCGCCTAGAGAGAATCACTAACAT GCTGAAGAGTACCTCCAGTCTGCTGAAGAACACTGAATCTTCCACAACACCCTGcaaataa